A single region of the Actinoplanes sp. SE50/110 genome encodes:
- a CDS encoding serine hydrolase: MTLLPETARRVDEIAARAQAQGRAPSLALAVVRDRAVLHFAGAGETPRPDPKTQYRLGSITKTITATLVMQLRDEGFFALDDLLYRHLPGTPIGGVTLRQLLGHISGLQREPDGPWWERRDGGDVAQLLAGLTHEKLTGPPFRRYRYSNLAYGLLGAVVSRVTGQSWTDLVTKRVLDPLGMKRTSYLPVEPFARGYVVHALGGTLHEEPRPDAGAMAPAGQLWSTVTDMAKWAGFLADPAPAVLARETVDEMCSPVTIDDLESWTSGHGLGPQLFRVGERVYAGHAGSMPGYLAHLAVHRRSRFGVVVFANTYALAGGSLIKELSLRTLTTVLDSEPAAPVPAWQPPAAPTGEAAEISGRWWWMGGEFDIAPDGDGLTMTGRLGRTRFRREAPDRWRCVSGSDEGEVLRILRAPDGTVDKIDIATFVYSRDARDLA, translated from the coding sequence GTGACACTGCTTCCGGAGACCGCCCGCCGGGTCGACGAGATCGCCGCCCGGGCCCAGGCGCAGGGCCGGGCGCCGTCGCTGGCGCTGGCGGTGGTGCGCGACCGCGCGGTGCTGCACTTCGCGGGTGCCGGGGAGACGCCGCGGCCGGATCCCAAGACCCAGTACCGGCTCGGCTCGATCACCAAGACGATCACCGCGACGCTGGTCATGCAGTTGCGCGACGAGGGGTTCTTCGCCCTCGACGACCTGCTCTACCGCCATCTGCCGGGTACCCCGATCGGCGGCGTGACGCTGCGCCAGCTGCTCGGGCACATCTCCGGGCTGCAGCGGGAACCGGACGGGCCGTGGTGGGAGCGGCGGGACGGCGGTGACGTGGCGCAGTTGCTGGCCGGCTTGACCCACGAGAAGCTGACCGGCCCGCCGTTCCGCCGCTACCGGTATTCGAATCTGGCGTACGGCCTGCTCGGCGCGGTGGTGTCCCGGGTCACCGGGCAGAGCTGGACGGATCTGGTCACCAAGCGCGTGCTGGATCCGCTGGGCATGAAGCGGACCAGCTATCTGCCGGTGGAGCCGTTCGCCCGCGGCTACGTGGTCCACGCGCTGGGCGGCACGTTGCACGAGGAGCCGCGCCCGGACGCCGGCGCCATGGCCCCGGCCGGCCAGCTGTGGTCGACGGTGACCGACATGGCGAAGTGGGCCGGCTTCCTGGCCGATCCGGCGCCGGCGGTGCTGGCCCGGGAGACGGTCGACGAGATGTGCAGCCCGGTGACCATCGACGATCTGGAGTCGTGGACGTCCGGGCACGGACTGGGCCCGCAGCTGTTCCGGGTGGGTGAGCGGGTGTACGCCGGGCACGCCGGCTCGATGCCCGGCTATCTCGCGCATCTCGCCGTGCACCGGCGCAGCCGGTTCGGGGTGGTGGTGTTCGCCAACACGTACGCCCTCGCCGGCGGCTCCCTGATCAAGGAGCTGAGTCTGCGGACGCTGACCACGGTGCTGGACAGCGAGCCGGCGGCGCCGGTCCCGGCCTGGCAGCCGCCGGCGGCGCCGACCGGCGAGGCCGCGGAGATCAGCGGCCGCTGGTGGTGGATGGGCGGCGAGTTCGACATCGCCCCGGACGGCGACGGCCTGACGATGACCGGCCGCCTCGGCCGGACCCGGTTCCGCCGGGAGGCGCCGGACCGCTGGCGTTGCGTCTCGGGCAGCGACGAGGGCGAGGTGCTGCGCATCCTGCGGGCTCCGGACGGCACGGTCGACAAGATCGACATTGCCACCTTCGTCTACAGCCGCGACGCCCGGGATCTGGCCTGA
- a CDS encoding YwqG family protein: protein MEIDDHLLGAAPDPVRPVLAAAALSSLRLTTGPECAPDTTDTRLGGVPLLPPGAAWPYSPSGNPQSFLGQLNTDEVNARLGEPLLPPGTLLGFFYDWREQRWGFDPADAGHWHVSSTPLSCATAPPLAAGLTATTDSFSTTAMADEPESFVAHQARLTPVLTIPAIDEPPVDATREHHRWQRHDRVQDFYGSLENDDGVPLHRVFGWPDALQGPMRLECQLAANGVHHGNPAGREAARVAELTPGAADWLLLCQLDTDDTMDWAWADAGRLYFWIRHRDLAAHAFHRTWLVLQCP, encoded by the coding sequence GTGGAGATCGACGACCACCTGCTGGGCGCGGCCCCCGACCCGGTGCGTCCGGTCCTGGCCGCCGCGGCCCTGTCCTCGCTGCGCCTGACCACCGGCCCGGAATGCGCCCCGGACACCACCGACACCCGGCTCGGCGGCGTACCCCTGCTCCCGCCGGGCGCGGCCTGGCCGTATTCGCCGTCGGGCAACCCGCAGTCGTTCCTCGGTCAGCTGAACACCGACGAGGTCAACGCCCGCCTCGGGGAGCCGCTGCTGCCGCCGGGGACGCTGCTCGGTTTCTTCTACGACTGGCGGGAGCAGCGCTGGGGCTTCGATCCGGCGGATGCCGGCCACTGGCACGTCTCCAGCACCCCGCTGTCCTGCGCCACCGCGCCGCCGCTCGCCGCGGGGCTCACCGCAACGACGGATTCGTTCTCCACAACAGCGATGGCGGATGAGCCGGAGTCGTTCGTCGCCCATCAGGCCCGCCTGACCCCCGTCCTCACCATTCCCGCCATCGACGAGCCGCCGGTCGACGCCACCCGGGAGCACCACCGGTGGCAGCGCCACGACCGGGTCCAGGATTTCTACGGCTCCCTGGAGAACGACGACGGCGTCCCGCTGCACCGCGTCTTCGGCTGGCCCGACGCGCTGCAGGGCCCGATGCGCCTGGAGTGCCAGCTCGCCGCGAACGGCGTCCACCACGGCAATCCGGCCGGCCGTGAAGCCGCCCGGGTCGCCGAACTGACCCCGGGCGCGGCCGACTGGCTGCTGCTGTGTCAGCTGGACACCGACGACACCATGGACTGGGCGTGGGCCGACGCCGGCCGCCTCTACTTCTGGATCCGCCACCGGGATCTGGCCGCCCACGCCTTCCACCGCACCTGGCTCGTCCTGCAGTGCCCCTGA
- a CDS encoding NfeD family protein, which translates to MRGRDTIVDVAAVLWIILAIALAIGEAFTATFLIIFFAAGAGAAALAAALGAPVLLQVIVFAVVSGLSVAAVRPIIVRHARPALETGDTAFGIEAMEGHHGTVLETVDAGHGQIRIDGEIWQARPFDGKETFEPGERVRVVTVRGATALVWHDDLPDV; encoded by the coding sequence ATGCGCGGACGTGACACGATCGTTGATGTGGCAGCCGTACTCTGGATCATCCTCGCCATCGCCCTGGCGATCGGCGAAGCCTTCACCGCGACCTTCCTGATCATCTTCTTCGCGGCGGGAGCCGGCGCGGCCGCCCTCGCCGCCGCCCTCGGTGCCCCGGTGCTCCTGCAGGTCATCGTCTTCGCCGTGGTCTCCGGGCTGTCCGTGGCGGCGGTCCGCCCGATCATCGTCCGGCACGCCCGGCCCGCCCTGGAGACCGGTGACACGGCCTTCGGGATCGAGGCGATGGAGGGCCACCACGGCACCGTGCTGGAGACCGTCGACGCCGGCCACGGTCAGATCCGGATCGACGGGGAGATCTGGCAGGCCCGGCCGTTCGACGGCAAGGAGACCTTCGAGCCCGGCGAGCGCGTCCGAGTCGTCACCGTGCGCGGCGCCACGGCGCTGGTCTGGCACGATGACCTGCCCGACGTTTGA
- a CDS encoding GNAT family N-acetyltransferase: protein MTTELITERLRLRQWTDADLPVWAAMNADPRVREFFPGTLTLAESAASIEYFRGAMVTRGWGWWAVEVTATGEFVGMAGLDPVDEDAPVDGVEVGWRLAAGAWGHGYATEAARAVLRFGFGELDLPEILAITVRGNVRSRRVMERLGMVHDPAADFEDRTVPPGPLRPCVVYRVGPETLNREICGGRVDVDRRDVREDGRRCHHRRRATRRRPQYGCTVRVVPLIGGCQMSSGPGSDPHLLALLRAIRLRQSAPDAAAAGAADTAAALSEIAAAKRDPDPEPAPSPAAARSGTPAYPSGIGHPVVSGDTVPESPGGRVGGVGAAGRSATPPPSAGPAPQTGGSTPQPGPTPPRVGSELLWRGGQGAALGRSGLGGRRPGTPGQPDRAGASAAYGVPVNRVNPITGVNPAGPATPVPSVPGVPKARPIGGAGTEFPSVTPAEYAAHFARNTTRRSAAADGMDPGDTMALRDTQRLLSTSLTFAGGTDEVAARLWEALLQAQPDLLTALPGTAGSQAGQLARALTWLVHRLDDPPAVVAGCGRLGAALAECGVQWKQLQLVGAALAEAVRAGMAPGVWRQDFDQAWRWTWQHVYEWLVHGGTLIAYQPTVWDTEVISHELRRPDLAVVRLRPFLPMPYRPGQYARVEVDAVPGIWRPYSLAGAPQLDDVIELHVRAKTETGVSGTLVHDTRVGDRVRVTRAEGDMGLPAEPGRGVLMIAGDTGVAPMKAMLAQLAAVRDPRPAVLFWGVRNLRELYDVDSLMAIAREAPRATVIPVISEGDPGPYPFGLVTDAVATYGEWSRHEVYLAGPPLMLAATALALHQLGVSPARIHHDAPE from the coding sequence ATGACCACCGAACTGATCACCGAGCGGCTGCGGCTGCGCCAGTGGACGGACGCCGACCTGCCGGTCTGGGCGGCGATGAACGCCGACCCGCGGGTTCGCGAGTTCTTCCCCGGCACGCTGACGCTGGCCGAGTCCGCCGCGTCGATCGAGTATTTCCGCGGGGCCATGGTGACCCGGGGCTGGGGCTGGTGGGCGGTCGAGGTGACCGCGACCGGCGAGTTCGTCGGGATGGCCGGTCTCGACCCGGTCGACGAGGACGCCCCGGTGGACGGGGTGGAGGTCGGCTGGCGGCTGGCCGCCGGCGCGTGGGGGCACGGGTATGCGACCGAGGCGGCCCGGGCCGTTCTCCGCTTCGGCTTCGGCGAGCTGGACCTGCCGGAGATCCTGGCGATCACGGTGCGCGGCAACGTCCGCTCCCGCCGGGTGATGGAGCGGCTCGGCATGGTCCACGATCCGGCCGCCGACTTCGAGGACCGGACCGTCCCGCCCGGCCCGTTGCGGCCGTGCGTGGTCTATCGGGTCGGGCCGGAGACCCTGAATAGGGAGATCTGTGGCGGCCGAGTGGATGTCGATCGGCGGGACGTGCGGGAAGATGGGCGCAGGTGCCACCACCGGCGCCGGGCCACCCGGCGCCGGCCGCAGTACGGTTGTACGGTTCGCGTTGTTCCGCTGATCGGGGGGTGTCAGATGTCGTCTGGTCCGGGATCAGACCCGCATCTGCTGGCCCTGCTGCGCGCCATCCGGCTGCGCCAGAGCGCCCCCGACGCGGCCGCCGCGGGTGCGGCCGACACCGCCGCCGCCCTGTCCGAGATCGCCGCGGCGAAACGGGATCCGGACCCGGAGCCGGCGCCCAGCCCGGCGGCCGCCCGGTCGGGGACACCGGCATACCCGTCGGGCATCGGCCATCCGGTCGTGTCCGGCGACACCGTCCCGGAGAGCCCCGGCGGCCGGGTCGGCGGCGTGGGCGCCGCCGGCCGCTCCGCCACCCCACCACCGTCGGCCGGGCCGGCTCCGCAGACCGGCGGGTCCACGCCGCAACCGGGCCCGACCCCGCCGCGGGTCGGCTCCGAGCTGCTCTGGCGCGGCGGTCAGGGCGCCGCGCTCGGCCGGTCCGGGCTGGGCGGCCGCCGCCCGGGCACCCCGGGGCAGCCGGATCGGGCCGGGGCGAGCGCCGCCTACGGCGTACCCGTCAATCGGGTCAACCCCATCACCGGCGTCAACCCCGCCGGGCCGGCGACCCCGGTGCCGAGCGTGCCCGGCGTGCCGAAGGCACGGCCGATCGGCGGCGCCGGCACCGAGTTCCCGTCGGTCACCCCGGCCGAGTACGCCGCGCATTTCGCCCGTAACACCACCCGCCGCAGCGCCGCCGCGGACGGCATGGACCCGGGCGACACGATGGCCCTGCGGGACACCCAACGCCTGCTCAGCACCAGTCTGACGTTCGCCGGTGGCACCGATGAGGTGGCCGCCCGGCTGTGGGAGGCGCTGCTGCAGGCCCAGCCCGACCTGCTGACCGCGCTGCCCGGCACCGCCGGCTCGCAGGCGGGCCAGCTGGCCCGCGCGCTGACCTGGCTGGTCCACCGGCTCGACGACCCGCCCGCGGTGGTCGCCGGGTGCGGCCGGCTCGGCGCCGCCCTGGCCGAGTGCGGCGTGCAGTGGAAGCAGTTGCAGCTGGTCGGCGCGGCGCTGGCGGAGGCGGTGCGGGCCGGGATGGCGCCGGGCGTCTGGCGGCAGGATTTCGATCAGGCGTGGCGGTGGACGTGGCAGCACGTCTACGAGTGGCTGGTGCACGGCGGCACGCTGATCGCCTACCAACCGACCGTCTGGGACACCGAGGTGATCAGCCACGAGCTGCGCCGACCCGACCTGGCGGTGGTCCGGCTGCGCCCGTTCCTGCCGATGCCGTACCGCCCGGGGCAGTACGCGCGGGTCGAGGTCGACGCGGTCCCCGGCATCTGGCGGCCGTATTCGCTGGCCGGCGCCCCGCAGCTGGACGACGTGATCGAGTTGCACGTGCGGGCGAAAACCGAGACCGGGGTGAGCGGCACGCTGGTGCACGACACCCGGGTCGGCGACCGGGTCCGGGTGACCCGCGCCGAGGGCGACATGGGTCTGCCGGCCGAGCCGGGCCGCGGCGTGCTGATGATCGCCGGGGATACCGGGGTGGCCCCGATGAAGGCGATGCTGGCCCAGCTCGCGGCGGTCCGCGACCCGCGCCCGGCGGTGCTCTTCTGGGGCGTCCGCAACCTGCGGGAGCTCTACGACGTCGACTCGCTGATGGCGATCGCCCGGGAGGCCCCGCGTGCCACGGTGATCCCGGTGATCTCCGAGGGCGACCCGGGACCGTACCCGTTCGGCCTGGTCACCGACGCGGTCGCGACCTACGGCGAGTGGTCCCGGCACGAGGTCTATCTGGCCGGGCCGCCGCTGATGCTGGCCGCCACCGCCCTCGCGCTGCACCAGCTCGGTGTCTCCCCGGCCCGCATCCACCACGACGCCCCGGAATGA
- a CDS encoding RNA methyltransferase, whose translation MPAIVITDPDDPRIGDYRALTDLELRTRWEPPNGLFIAEGELVIQRALRAGYRLRSALVDEKRADQLTGLPPDAPLYAAAPAVLESITGFHVHRGILASFHRRPLPELPDLLAGARNLAVLEGLNTHTNLGALFRSAAALGIDAVVLSPSCADPLYRRAVRVSMGEVFAIPYTKTETWPEPLTTIRDAGFTLLAMTPAPDAVALRDLTAAQRDRPALLLGAEGPGLTPAALGASDVRVAIPMHNNVDSLNVATAAAIAFYELTR comes from the coding sequence GTGCCCGCCATCGTTATCACCGACCCCGACGACCCGCGCATCGGTGACTACCGCGCCCTCACCGACCTCGAACTGCGCACCCGGTGGGAGCCGCCGAACGGGCTGTTCATCGCCGAGGGTGAGCTGGTCATCCAGCGGGCGCTGCGGGCCGGCTACCGGCTGCGGTCGGCCCTGGTCGACGAGAAACGCGCCGACCAGCTCACCGGGCTGCCGCCGGACGCCCCGCTGTACGCGGCGGCCCCCGCCGTCCTGGAGTCGATCACCGGGTTCCACGTGCACCGCGGCATCCTCGCCTCGTTCCACCGCCGCCCGCTGCCCGAGCTTCCCGACCTGCTCGCCGGCGCCCGCAACCTGGCCGTGCTGGAGGGCCTGAACACGCACACCAACCTGGGCGCCCTGTTCCGCAGCGCGGCCGCGCTCGGCATCGACGCGGTGGTCCTGTCCCCCAGTTGCGCCGACCCGTTGTACCGCCGGGCGGTGCGGGTCAGCATGGGCGAGGTGTTCGCCATCCCGTACACCAAGACGGAAACCTGGCCGGAGCCGCTCACCACGATCCGCGACGCCGGCTTCACCCTGCTGGCCATGACCCCGGCCCCGGACGCGGTCGCCCTCCGCGACCTCACCGCGGCGCAGCGGGACCGCCCGGCGCTGCTGCTCGGCGCCGAGGGTCCGGGCCTCACGCCGGCCGCCCTCGGCGCCAGCGACGTCCGGGTCGCCATCCCCATGCACAACAACGTCGACTCGCTCAACGTCGCCACCGCCGCCGCCATCGCCTTCTACGAACTGACCCGCTGA
- a CDS encoding SPFH domain-containing protein, which yields MGAVIAVLVIVIALFAVITIVRSIRIVPQQRMDVVERLGKYQRTLSPGLNLLVPFIDAVRSKVDMREQVVSFPPQPVITSDNLVVSIDTVLYFKVVDPVRATYEIANFLQAIEQLTVTTLRNVIGSLDLERALTSREEINRHLSTVLDETTGRWGIKVTRVEIKAIEPPPSIRDSMEKQMRAERERRATILNAEGHKQAQILTAEGEKQAAVLRADGDRQSRVLQAEGQAKAIRTVFDAIHQANPSQKVLAYQYLQALPQIANGSANKVWIVPTELTKALEGLGGALGGLANMVGDVPLAEVHSDEVALEAAAAAQAAAAEAARVNDEVREAEAQVSADPDVTAALGASPQVPPSSALGGADYQGQQHQA from the coding sequence ATGGGAGCTGTCATCGCAGTTCTGGTCATAGTCATCGCGTTGTTCGCGGTGATCACCATCGTCCGGTCCATCCGGATCGTCCCGCAGCAGCGGATGGACGTGGTCGAGCGCCTGGGCAAATACCAGCGCACCCTGAGCCCCGGCCTGAACCTGCTGGTGCCGTTCATCGACGCGGTCCGCAGCAAGGTCGACATGCGCGAGCAGGTCGTGTCGTTCCCGCCGCAGCCGGTGATCACCTCGGACAACCTGGTGGTCTCGATCGACACGGTGCTCTACTTCAAGGTCGTCGACCCGGTCCGGGCCACCTACGAGATCGCCAACTTCCTGCAGGCGATCGAGCAGCTCACCGTCACCACCCTGCGCAACGTGATCGGCTCGCTCGACCTGGAGCGCGCGCTGACCAGCCGCGAGGAGATCAACCGGCACCTGTCCACGGTGCTGGACGAGACCACCGGCCGCTGGGGCATCAAGGTCACCCGGGTCGAGATCAAGGCGATCGAGCCGCCGCCCAGCATCCGCGACTCGATGGAGAAGCAGATGCGCGCCGAGCGGGAGCGCCGCGCCACCATCCTGAACGCCGAGGGTCACAAGCAGGCGCAGATCCTCACCGCCGAGGGTGAGAAGCAGGCCGCGGTGCTGCGCGCCGACGGTGACCGGCAGTCCCGGGTGCTGCAGGCCGAGGGCCAGGCCAAGGCGATCCGGACCGTGTTCGACGCGATCCACCAGGCGAACCCGTCGCAGAAGGTGCTGGCCTACCAGTACCTGCAGGCGCTGCCGCAGATCGCGAACGGCAGCGCGAACAAGGTGTGGATCGTGCCGACCGAGCTGACCAAGGCCCTGGAGGGGCTGGGCGGTGCGCTCGGCGGGCTCGCCAACATGGTCGGGGACGTGCCGCTGGCCGAGGTGCACTCGGACGAGGTGGCGCTGGAGGCGGCGGCCGCGGCCCAGGCGGCGGCGGCTGAGGCGGCCCGGGTGAACGACGAGGTGCGGGAGGCGGAGGCCCAGGTCTCGGCGGATCCGGACGTCACCGCGGCGCTGGGCGCGTCCCCGCAGGTGCCGCCGTCGTCGGCGCTGGGTGGGGCCGACTACCAGGGGCAGCAGCACCAGGCCTGA
- a CDS encoding extracellular solute-binding protein: MKRKIAVAAALAATLLGAAACGSKSDDSSTTSANGKVDGKGKTIKVWLMVDAQSGWKGVVDDATKRFTDATGANVTVEYQQWANVLTKLDATLAGTDVPDVVELGNTQFPKYVDAGAFAPLDKKSFENSDSWLTGLSGPCESDGKTYCVPYYAGARVLIYRTDLFKAAGITAAPKTYDEFLADADKVQAANKDPKFGAVYMPGRYWYSAMSWVKANGGDIAKKDGEKWTGQLSSPASQAGLQKWVELVKKYSKADVTKDEADQYLVFSQANAGMFYGNGWEQGSAEQVKKDPNDPNSALVPTKVKGKLAAAPMPGIPSLLGGSNVGVPVKSKNSELAAQWIKYFTDSTSMAGLAKAGALPNATAVLDAAASANPTLAVPAEAAKNSWAVPASGKWADVEKANILKDMLSDILTGKKSLADATAAADQKIADTLNG, encoded by the coding sequence GTGAAGCGCAAGATCGCCGTCGCCGCGGCTCTCGCCGCGACGCTGCTGGGCGCCGCCGCGTGTGGCAGCAAGTCCGACGACAGCTCGACCACCTCGGCCAACGGCAAGGTCGACGGCAAGGGCAAGACCATCAAGGTCTGGCTGATGGTCGACGCCCAGAGCGGCTGGAAGGGTGTCGTCGACGACGCCACCAAGCGGTTCACCGACGCCACCGGCGCCAACGTGACCGTCGAGTACCAGCAGTGGGCGAACGTGCTCACCAAGCTGGACGCCACGCTGGCCGGCACCGACGTCCCGGACGTGGTCGAGCTCGGCAACACCCAGTTCCCGAAGTACGTCGACGCCGGCGCCTTCGCCCCGCTGGACAAGAAGAGCTTCGAGAACTCGGACAGCTGGCTGACCGGTCTCTCCGGCCCGTGCGAGTCGGACGGCAAGACCTACTGCGTGCCGTACTACGCCGGCGCCCGGGTCCTGATCTACCGCACCGACCTGTTCAAGGCGGCCGGCATCACCGCCGCGCCGAAGACCTACGACGAGTTCCTGGCCGACGCCGACAAGGTGCAGGCCGCGAACAAGGACCCGAAGTTCGGCGCCGTCTACATGCCGGGCCGCTACTGGTACTCGGCGATGTCCTGGGTCAAGGCCAACGGTGGTGACATCGCCAAGAAGGACGGCGAGAAGTGGACCGGCCAGCTCTCCAGCCCGGCCTCGCAGGCCGGTCTGCAGAAGTGGGTCGAGCTGGTGAAGAAGTACTCGAAGGCGGACGTCACCAAGGACGAGGCCGACCAGTACCTGGTGTTCAGCCAGGCCAACGCCGGCATGTTCTACGGCAACGGCTGGGAGCAGGGTTCGGCCGAGCAGGTCAAGAAGGACCCGAACGACCCGAACTCGGCGCTGGTCCCGACCAAGGTCAAGGGCAAGCTGGCCGCCGCCCCGATGCCGGGCATCCCGTCGCTGCTCGGCGGCTCGAACGTCGGTGTCCCGGTGAAGAGCAAGAACTCCGAGCTCGCCGCCCAGTGGATCAAGTACTTCACCGACAGCACCTCGATGGCCGGCCTGGCCAAGGCCGGCGCACTGCCGAACGCGACCGCCGTGCTCGACGCCGCCGCCTCCGCGAACCCGACGCTCGCCGTCCCGGCCGAGGCCGCCAAGAACAGCTGGGCCGTGCCGGCCTCCGGCAAGTGGGCCGACGTGGAGAAGGCCAACATCCTCAAGGACATGCTGTCGGACATCCTGACCGGCAAGAAGTCCCTCGCGGACGCGACCGCCGCCGCGGACCAGAAGATCGCTGACACGCTCAACGGCTGA
- a CDS encoding MurR/RpiR family transcriptional regulator encodes MDHPASDGVLVRVRTLLPEFTGALQRVAEQVLTDPAAASRATIVELAERSGTSPATVTRFCRALGFDGYADLRLGIAAETGRARSAGWTVDIGREIQPNDPLERVLGQIMAADTRAMHDTASLLDLAEVERAAVAIAAAPRVNIFGASGSALVGEEMQFSLHRIGIPVWAWTDVHNGLASAALSRPGDVALGISHSGETGETIELLAEASSRGATTIALTSFPRSPLAELADIVLLTATQATTFRPDALSARHPQLVVLDLLYVAVAQRTHERSHAAFQRTAQAVHGHKAVKDT; translated from the coding sequence ATGGATCATCCGGCCTCCGACGGCGTGCTGGTGCGGGTCCGCACCCTGCTGCCGGAGTTCACCGGTGCCCTGCAGCGCGTCGCCGAGCAGGTCCTCACCGACCCCGCGGCGGCCTCCCGGGCCACCATCGTCGAGCTCGCCGAGCGCAGCGGGACGTCCCCGGCCACGGTGACCCGGTTCTGCCGCGCGCTGGGCTTCGACGGCTACGCGGATCTGCGGCTGGGCATCGCCGCCGAGACCGGGCGCGCCCGGTCGGCCGGCTGGACGGTGGACATCGGCCGGGAGATCCAGCCCAACGACCCCCTGGAGCGGGTGCTCGGCCAGATCATGGCCGCCGACACCAGGGCCATGCACGACACCGCCTCGCTGCTGGACCTGGCCGAGGTGGAGCGGGCCGCGGTGGCGATCGCCGCCGCTCCGCGGGTGAACATCTTCGGCGCCAGCGGCAGCGCGCTGGTCGGCGAGGAGATGCAGTTCAGTTTGCACCGCATCGGCATCCCGGTGTGGGCCTGGACCGACGTGCACAACGGTCTGGCCAGCGCCGCGCTGTCCCGGCCCGGCGACGTCGCGCTCGGCATCTCGCACAGTGGCGAGACCGGCGAGACGATCGAGCTGCTCGCCGAGGCGAGCAGCCGGGGCGCCACCACCATCGCGCTCACCAGCTTCCCCCGTTCCCCGCTGGCCGAGCTCGCCGACATCGTCCTGCTCACCGCCACCCAGGCGACCACCTTCCGGCCGGATGCGCTCTCCGCGCGACACCCCCAGCTGGTGGTCCTCGATCTGCTGTACGTGGCCGTCGCGCAGCGGACCCACGAACGCTCGCACGCCGCTTTCCAGCGCACCGCTCAGGCGGTCCATGGGCACAAAGCGGTCAAAGACACCTGA
- the murD gene encoding UDP-N-acetylmuramoyl-L-alanine--D-glutamate ligase: MRLADLRGRSVAVWGTGREGRAAVGAIAAHEPSRLIAVNDGAGYLDDPWNDPRAPLAGGEHAFAALASADVVVRSPGVPSTHPFMAELRTRGVPVTGGSALWMADHAAATVGVTGSKGKSTTSSLISHLLAAVGRPNAYGGNIGVPLLDLPPAELYVLELSSYQCADLTDSPRVAVVTSLFPEHLDAHGGEREYYRDKLNILAHGPELIVVNGADERLRDEIRGVSDRSGFPPVPAAADDSRFRVEDGTVFCSDDPLFPRSALALVGRHNERNLCVALAVLDGMGVDVVGLRADLEAAVRSFPGLPHRLTEIADPSGVTFVDDTLSTSPYSAMHAVEAYEGRPLTVLLGGTDRGLDYAPLREFLASRELTVIGLPDSGPRILAELSGLPKVTTLPAEDLADAVRLAREVTPAGGVVLLSPAAPSYGRFRNFEHRSEAFAEAIRATAS; the protein is encoded by the coding sequence GTGCGCCTGGCAGACCTGCGCGGCCGATCGGTGGCGGTCTGGGGGACCGGCCGGGAGGGCCGGGCCGCGGTCGGCGCGATCGCCGCCCACGAGCCGTCCCGGCTGATTGCGGTCAACGACGGCGCCGGTTACCTGGACGACCCGTGGAACGACCCGCGCGCCCCGCTGGCCGGCGGCGAGCACGCCTTCGCCGCCCTGGCCAGCGCCGACGTGGTGGTCCGCTCGCCCGGGGTGCCGTCCACCCACCCCTTCATGGCCGAGCTGCGGACCCGCGGCGTGCCGGTGACCGGTGGCAGCGCCCTCTGGATGGCCGACCACGCGGCGGCGACCGTCGGGGTGACCGGCAGCAAGGGCAAGAGCACCACGTCCAGCCTGATCAGCCACCTGCTCGCGGCGGTCGGCCGGCCCAACGCGTACGGCGGGAACATCGGGGTGCCGCTGCTCGACCTGCCGCCGGCCGAGCTCTACGTGCTGGAGCTGTCCAGCTACCAGTGCGCCGACCTGACCGACTCGCCCCGGGTCGCGGTGGTCACCTCGCTGTTCCCCGAGCACCTGGACGCGCACGGCGGCGAGCGCGAGTACTACCGCGACAAGCTGAACATCCTGGCCCACGGGCCGGAGCTGATCGTGGTCAACGGGGCCGACGAGCGGCTGCGCGACGAGATCCGCGGGGTGAGCGACCGGAGCGGTTTCCCGCCGGTCCCGGCCGCGGCGGACGACTCCCGGTTCCGGGTCGAGGACGGCACCGTGTTCTGCAGCGACGACCCGCTCTTCCCGCGGTCCGCGCTGGCGCTGGTGGGCCGGCACAACGAGCGGAACCTGTGCGTGGCCCTCGCGGTGCTGGACGGGATGGGCGTCGACGTGGTGGGCCTGCGGGCGGACCTGGAGGCGGCGGTCCGGTCGTTCCCGGGCCTGCCGCACCGGCTGACCGAGATCGCCGACCCGTCCGGGGTGACCTTCGTCGACGACACCCTGTCCACCTCGCCGTACTCCGCGATGCACGCCGTGGAGGCCTACGAGGGGCGGCCGCTGACCGTCCTGCTCGGCGGCACCGACCGCGGTCTTGACTACGCTCCGTTGCGAGAATTCCTCGCGTCCCGGGAACTCACCGTGATCGGACTTCCGGACAGCGGGCCGCGGATCCTGGCCGAGTTGTCCGGCCTGCCGAAGGTCACCACGCTGCCGGCCGAGGATCTGGCCGACGCCGTGCGGCTCGCGCGCGAGGTGACGCCGGCGGGCGGGGTGGTGCTGCTGTCCCCGGCCGCGCCCAGTTACGGGCGCTTCCGCAACTTCGAGCACCGCTCGGAGGCCTTCGCCGAGGCGATCCGGGCCACCGCTTCCTGA